One segment of Deinococcus metalli DNA contains the following:
- a CDS encoding alpha-hydroxy-acid oxidizing protein, with product MTSEPVGRGRQRQTQVYVRGLGGEKPAVPVAPERLQEAARVHLKAPDFAYLAGGAGAERTLRANLAAFERVQLLPRHLRGHTERDLSVSVLGHTYATPLLLAPLGVLECAHPDADRAVARAAATEGVPFIYSSQASVPMEDCAAEMGESPRWFQLYWSRDDDLTRSLLRRAEACGAQAIVLTLDTTVLGWRPRDLDLGHLPFMRGRGLAQYLSDPVFRAHLHGPQPGPATTPPRTPALLRAGAELAARGRPYHLSLEQMRAAVARFTATYTRPDLTWDDLARLREWTRLPIVLKGILHPDDAREAAARGVDAMIVSNHGGRQVDGAVGALDALPGVVAAAGDVPVLFDSGVRTGADIVKAVALGARAVLLGRPYAYGLAIAGEEGVREVIQNVLADLDLTLALIGVAAVRDLDRSVLAPA from the coding sequence ATGACCTCTGAACCCGTGGGCCGCGGCCGGCAGCGCCAGACCCAGGTGTACGTCCGCGGCCTGGGCGGCGAGAAACCCGCCGTACCCGTCGCGCCCGAGCGGCTCCAGGAGGCGGCGCGCGTGCACCTGAAGGCGCCGGACTTCGCGTACCTGGCGGGCGGGGCCGGCGCCGAGCGCACGCTGCGCGCCAACCTGGCCGCCTTCGAGCGCGTGCAACTGCTGCCCCGGCACCTGCGCGGCCATACGGAGCGCGACCTCAGCGTGAGCGTGCTGGGGCACACCTACGCCACGCCGCTGCTGCTCGCGCCGCTGGGGGTGCTGGAGTGCGCCCACCCGGACGCCGACCGCGCCGTGGCCCGCGCCGCCGCCACCGAGGGCGTGCCGTTCATCTACTCCTCGCAGGCGTCCGTGCCGATGGAGGACTGCGCGGCGGAGATGGGGGAGAGCCCGCGCTGGTTCCAGCTGTACTGGAGCCGCGACGACGACCTGACCCGCTCGCTGCTGCGCCGCGCCGAGGCGTGCGGCGCGCAGGCTATCGTCCTGACGCTGGACACGACCGTGCTCGGCTGGCGGCCCCGGGACCTCGACCTGGGCCACCTGCCGTTCATGCGCGGCCGGGGCCTGGCGCAGTACCTCAGCGACCCGGTATTCCGCGCGCACCTGCATGGGCCCCAGCCCGGCCCGGCCACCACGCCGCCGCGCACGCCCGCCCTGCTGCGCGCCGGCGCGGAACTCGCCGCGAGGGGCCGTCCCTACCACCTCAGCCTGGAGCAGATGCGCGCTGCGGTCGCCCGCTTCACCGCCACGTACACCCGGCCGGACCTCACGTGGGACGACCTCGCCCGCCTGCGTGAATGGACCCGCCTGCCCATCGTCCTCAAGGGCATCCTGCATCCGGACGACGCCCGCGAGGCCGCGGCGCGCGGCGTGGACGCCATGATCGTCTCCAACCACGGGGGCCGGCAGGTGGACGGCGCGGTCGGGGCGCTCGACGCCCTGCCCGGCGTGGTGGCCGCCGCCGGAGACGTGCCGGTGCTGTTCGACAGCGGCGTGCGCACCGGCGCGGACATCGTCAAGGCGGTGGCCCTGGGCGCCCGCGCCGTGCTGCTGGGCCGCCCCTACGCCTACGGCCTGGCCATCGCCGGCGAGGAAGGTGTGCGCGAGGTCATCCAGAACGTCCTCGCGGACCTTGACCTGACGCTCGCGCTGATCGGTGTGGCCGCCGTCCGCGACCTCGACAGGAGCGTGCTGGCGCCCGCCTGA